From Silurus meridionalis isolate SWU-2019-XX chromosome 14, ASM1480568v1, whole genome shotgun sequence, a single genomic window includes:
- the si:dkey-16l2.17 gene encoding serine protease 27, with protein MMKIGMELLFTMLATGVFLVPTCDTQECGRPLMGTRIVGGSDARDGAWPWQVDIQMGDSGHICGGSIISKDWVLSAAHCFSESLDLSSYLLYMGRYQLQGVNQFETSRTVRQVVIAQGYTAPQDGRDVALVELSSPLTWTSYIQPVCLPNTNFQFYSGTTCYVTGWGNTQEGVSLSGIGTLQEVEVPIIDQGSCNSMYQIDSDASNAVSILSDMICAGYQEGGKDSCQGDSGGPLVCSLENGTWIQAGVVSFGLGCAQRNRPGIYARVSSFARLISSTVPDAQLLDRACNIWAAHSLVVLSVALTVMMLAR; from the exons GTGTGTTCCTCGTCCCAACATGTGACACTCAAG AATGTGGAAGACCTCTCATGGGAACCCGTATCGTCGGAGGCAGCGATGCGCGAGACGGGGCGTGGCCGTGGCAGGTGGACATCCAGATGGGAGACAGTGGACACATCTGTGGAGGATCCATCATCTCTAAAGACTGGGTTCTGTCTGCGGCGCACTGTTTCTCAGA ATCTTTAGATTTGTCCTCGTACCTGCTCTACATGGGTCGCTACCAGCTCCAGGGCGTGAACCAGTTTGAGACGTCGAGGACGGTGAGGCAGGTGGTGATAGCACAGGGCTACACTGCTCCACAGGACGGCAGAGACGTGGCACTGGTGGAGTTGAGCTCGCCGCTCACATGGACCTCCTACATCCAGCCTGTGTGTTTGCCCAACACCAACTTCCAGTTCTACAGCGGAACCACATGCTACGTCACAGGCTGGGGGAACACACAAGAGGGAG TCTCACTGTCTGGAATCGGGACACTACAGGAAGTGGAAGTGCCCATTATTGACCAGGGTTCCTGCAACTCCATGTACCAGATCGACTCGGACGCCTCGAATGCGGTGTCCATCCTGTCAGACATGATCTGTGCTGGATACCAGGAAGGAGGCAAGGACTCGTGTCAG GGAGACTCTGGAGGACCCCTGGTCTGCTCTCTGGAGAACGGGACGTGGATCCAGGCTGGTGTGGTGAGTTTCGGACTGGGATGCGCACAGAGGAACAGACCCGGCATATACGCCAGAGTGTCGAGCTTCGCCCGTCTCATCTCCTCCACGGTACCGGATGCCCAGCTGCTGGACCGGGCCTGTAACATCTGGGCAGCTCACAGCCTGGTGGTGCTCAGTGTGGCTCTCACAGTGATGATGCTGGCTAGGTAG